From a single Couchioplanes caeruleus genomic region:
- a CDS encoding RNA polymerase sigma factor SigF, with protein sequence MTVTQSTATHASTRISEAPADSAADLLNAMAAMPAGHPSRALLRDRAIEAWLPLARHLAHRYSGRGEPTDDLVQTATVGLIKAVDKFDPERGVDFAGYAIPTIIGEIKRHFRDRTWSVRVPRRLQELRLAITEANATLTHTLGRSPQVADIAVHLGVTEEDVLEGLEGARAYNATSLSTPISADGTTELGDTLGGEDHEYELAETRVALGPALASLDEREQKILTLRFYGNLTQSQIAEQIGISQMHVSRLLTKALTKLRTQLAAETL encoded by the coding sequence ATGACTGTTACCCAGTCGACCGCGACTCACGCATCGACCCGGATCAGCGAGGCGCCCGCGGACAGCGCCGCCGATCTGCTCAACGCGATGGCCGCGATGCCGGCCGGTCACCCCTCCCGCGCCCTGCTGCGGGACCGGGCGATCGAGGCCTGGCTGCCGCTGGCCCGCCACCTCGCGCACCGCTACTCCGGCCGCGGCGAGCCCACCGACGACCTCGTGCAGACCGCCACCGTCGGCCTGATCAAGGCCGTCGACAAGTTCGACCCCGAACGCGGCGTCGACTTCGCCGGCTACGCCATCCCCACCATCATCGGCGAGATCAAGCGCCACTTCCGCGACCGCACCTGGTCCGTGCGCGTGCCGCGCCGCCTGCAGGAACTGCGCCTGGCCATCACCGAGGCCAACGCCACCCTCACCCACACCCTGGGCCGCTCCCCCCAGGTCGCCGACATCGCCGTACACCTCGGCGTCACCGAGGAAGACGTCCTGGAAGGCCTCGAAGGCGCCCGCGCCTACAACGCCACCAGCCTGTCCACCCCGATCAGCGCCGACGGCACCACCGAACTCGGCGACACCCTCGGCGGCGAGGACCACGAATACGAACTCGCCGAGACCCGCGTCGCCCTCGGCCCCGCCCTGGCCAGCCTCGACGAACGCGAGCAGAAGATCCTCACCCTGCGCTTCTACGGCAACCTCACCCAGTCGCAGATCGCCGAGCAGATCGGCATCTCCCAGATGCACGTCAGCCGCCTGCTCACCAAGGCGCTGACCAAGCTGCGCACCCAGCTCGCCGCCGAGACCCTCTGA
- a CDS encoding DedA family protein has translation MPPTDDLPSFLHGVAPILDNWGYLAVAGVIGVESFGVPAPGQTIMVAAAIYSSWGRLDIFAVAAISFVAAVLGDNVGYWIGVRGGRKAVHRFGRYIFITPERLERAERFFARRGNRVVVVARFIDGLRQLNGVIAGITAMPWRTFLLYNAIGAALWVGWWTTVAYLLGTHLVDIIDHAHKYKWWALAAIVLAIGAYAALHMRHIRRRRARAAADDQTVEVDSQA, from the coding sequence ATGCCGCCCACCGACGACCTGCCGAGCTTCCTGCACGGGGTGGCCCCGATCCTGGACAACTGGGGATATCTGGCGGTCGCCGGGGTCATCGGGGTCGAGAGCTTCGGGGTGCCGGCACCCGGCCAGACGATCATGGTCGCCGCGGCGATCTACTCCAGCTGGGGGCGGCTCGACATCTTCGCCGTGGCGGCGATCTCCTTCGTCGCGGCGGTGCTCGGCGACAACGTCGGCTACTGGATCGGCGTGCGCGGCGGCCGCAAGGCGGTGCACCGGTTCGGCCGGTACATCTTCATCACGCCCGAGCGGCTCGAACGGGCCGAGAGGTTCTTCGCCCGGCGCGGCAACCGGGTCGTCGTGGTGGCCCGGTTCATCGACGGGCTGCGGCAGCTCAACGGCGTGATCGCGGGCATCACCGCGATGCCGTGGCGCACGTTCCTGCTGTACAACGCGATCGGCGCCGCGCTCTGGGTGGGCTGGTGGACCACGGTGGCGTACCTGCTCGGCACCCACCTGGTCGACATCATCGATCACGCGCACAAGTACAAGTGGTGGGCGCTCGCCGCGATCGTGCTGGCAATCGGGGCGTACGCCGCCCTGCACATGCGCCACATCCGGCGGCGCCGCGCCCGGGCCGCCGCCGACGACCAGACGGTGGAAGTGGACTCGCAGGCTTGA
- a CDS encoding GH92 family glycosyl hydrolase — protein sequence MLGLRTVAALSGVALTVPIGAAAQAAPLPPLVAEPASYVNPFIGSTNLGNTYPGAVTPFGMLAWSPQTSRGNQLSTPAPGGYQYTATRIRGLSLTHLSGVGCSGANGDIPIMPHVGEVAGSPTADATDAVYASTFSHANEAAKPGWYKVGLDSGAGAELTATPRTGFGKFTFPADKAASLLFRTSLSETGSEDATVHLDPATQTVTGSVSAGNFCGPQSTNNSHAYYTLHFVAKLDKPFAATGTWKDTTLTPGGTDAQGGSGYSSTGRPNPNKGSGGYVTFAPGTTSVNMRVAISYVSLDGAQKNLAAESPERLSFAAIQAGARSGWSQRLKKIGIGGGTEDQKTTFYTALYHSMLEPTLTSDVDGRYYGADDAIHTLSTGQKAQYGTFSGWDVYRAQVQLLALLDPKMASDYAQSLFNYATQRDGEWDRWLLQHGKTAVMSGDPAAAAVAGMHAFGARDFDVKGAFDSLVRAATVPTANDSSDAGCNVECVGQRPALDKYLKLGYVPADDCHCWGGAAETLEDAAADYGISELAKALGDDEKHAEFLNRSHNWRNVFDPQAKADPGLEHNIRERITEIQASAENAPFEGKAQAFDGDKGTKWLTFATTGWIQAKLSSPLTVNRYAITSANDVPERDPKNWELQGSADGTTWTTIDSRSGESFDKRGQTKEYEVSDPQPYAYYRLNVTANGGAPIVQLAELELADPAVPTPVPADGSAVGWMRDRYSDGTWAEGFSPSTGTGFVEGSSAQYTWMVYSDVVTLAEKMGGNATAIERLDGFFRKPDGTFDLSATSGTKFDATNEPDIQTPYLYNYFGAAYKTQETVRAIIDGKWSNGTGGIPGNDDAGTMSAWYVFSALGLYPTVPTRAELALTSPLFPRAVVHLGSGADLTIEAPRDDAKAIYVQKLSVDGKSTTKGWLPASAVTKGGKLSYTLSTTPSRTWGSGPGDVPPQN from the coding sequence ATGCTCGGACTCCGTACCGTCGCCGCCCTCTCCGGGGTGGCGCTGACCGTTCCGATCGGCGCCGCCGCTCAGGCCGCGCCCCTACCGCCCTTGGTCGCGGAGCCGGCGTCGTACGTCAACCCGTTCATCGGCTCCACGAACCTCGGCAACACGTACCCGGGCGCGGTCACGCCGTTCGGCATGCTGGCGTGGAGCCCGCAGACCTCGCGCGGCAACCAGCTGTCGACGCCCGCGCCGGGCGGCTACCAGTACACGGCGACGCGCATCCGCGGCCTGAGCCTGACCCACCTCAGCGGGGTCGGCTGCTCGGGCGCCAACGGGGACATCCCGATCATGCCGCACGTCGGCGAGGTCGCCGGGTCGCCGACCGCGGACGCCACCGACGCGGTCTACGCCAGCACGTTCTCGCACGCCAACGAGGCCGCCAAGCCGGGCTGGTACAAGGTCGGGCTGGACAGCGGCGCCGGGGCCGAGCTGACCGCGACGCCGCGTACCGGGTTCGGGAAGTTCACATTCCCCGCCGACAAGGCGGCCAGCCTGCTGTTCCGTACGTCGCTGTCGGAGACCGGCAGCGAGGACGCGACGGTCCACCTCGACCCGGCGACGCAGACGGTGACCGGCTCGGTGAGCGCGGGCAACTTCTGCGGCCCGCAGAGCACCAACAACTCGCACGCCTACTACACGCTGCACTTCGTCGCGAAGCTGGACAAACCGTTCGCGGCCACGGGTACCTGGAAGGACACCACGCTCACCCCCGGCGGCACGGACGCCCAGGGCGGCAGTGGCTACAGCTCGACCGGCCGGCCGAACCCAAACAAGGGCTCCGGCGGGTACGTGACCTTCGCACCCGGCACGACCAGCGTGAACATGCGCGTGGCGATCTCGTACGTGAGCCTCGACGGCGCGCAGAAGAACCTGGCCGCCGAGTCGCCGGAGCGGCTGAGCTTCGCCGCGATCCAGGCCGGCGCACGGTCGGGGTGGTCGCAGCGGCTGAAGAAGATCGGCATCGGCGGCGGCACCGAGGACCAGAAGACGACGTTCTACACGGCGCTGTACCACTCGATGCTCGAGCCGACGCTGACCAGCGACGTCGACGGCCGCTACTACGGCGCCGACGACGCAATCCACACGTTGTCCACAGGACAGAAGGCGCAATACGGGACGTTCTCCGGCTGGGACGTGTACCGGGCGCAGGTCCAGCTGCTCGCCCTGCTCGACCCGAAGATGGCAAGCGATTACGCGCAGAGCCTGTTCAACTACGCCACCCAGCGCGACGGCGAGTGGGACCGGTGGCTGCTGCAGCACGGCAAGACCGCGGTCATGTCCGGCGACCCGGCAGCGGCCGCCGTCGCCGGCATGCACGCCTTCGGCGCCCGCGACTTCGACGTCAAGGGCGCGTTCGACTCGCTGGTCCGGGCGGCCACCGTGCCGACGGCCAACGACTCCAGCGACGCCGGCTGCAACGTCGAGTGCGTGGGCCAGCGCCCGGCCCTCGACAAGTACCTGAAGCTCGGCTACGTCCCCGCCGACGACTGCCACTGCTGGGGCGGCGCGGCGGAGACGCTGGAGGACGCGGCGGCCGACTACGGCATCTCGGAGCTGGCGAAGGCGCTCGGCGACGACGAGAAGCACGCGGAGTTCCTGAACCGGTCGCACAACTGGCGCAACGTGTTCGACCCGCAGGCCAAGGCCGACCCGGGCCTCGAGCACAACATCCGGGAGCGGATCACCGAGATCCAGGCCAGCGCCGAGAACGCCCCGTTCGAGGGCAAGGCGCAGGCGTTCGACGGCGACAAGGGCACCAAGTGGCTCACGTTCGCCACCACCGGCTGGATCCAGGCGAAGCTCAGCTCGCCGCTGACCGTGAACCGGTACGCGATCACGTCCGCCAACGACGTCCCCGAGCGCGACCCGAAGAACTGGGAACTGCAGGGCTCCGCCGACGGCACGACGTGGACCACGATCGACTCGCGTTCCGGCGAGAGCTTCGACAAGCGCGGGCAGACCAAGGAGTACGAGGTCAGCGACCCGCAGCCGTACGCGTACTACCGCCTGAACGTGACGGCCAACGGCGGCGCGCCGATCGTGCAGCTCGCCGAGCTGGAGCTGGCCGACCCGGCGGTGCCGACCCCGGTGCCCGCCGACGGCTCGGCCGTGGGCTGGATGCGCGACCGCTACAGCGACGGCACCTGGGCCGAGGGCTTCAGCCCGTCCACCGGCACCGGGTTCGTCGAGGGCAGCAGCGCCCAGTACACCTGGATGGTGTACTCCGACGTGGTGACGCTCGCCGAGAAGATGGGCGGCAACGCGACGGCGATCGAGCGGCTGGACGGCTTCTTCCGCAAGCCCGACGGCACGTTCGACCTGAGCGCCACGAGCGGCACGAAGTTCGACGCGACCAACGAGCCGGACATCCAGACGCCGTACCTCTACAACTACTTCGGGGCGGCGTACAAGACGCAGGAGACGGTCCGGGCGATCATCGACGGGAAGTGGAGCAACGGCACCGGCGGTATCCCGGGCAACGACGACGCCGGCACGATGAGCGCCTGGTACGTCTTCTCCGCCCTGGGCCTCTACCCGACCGTGCCGACGCGCGCCGAACTGGCCCTGACCAGCCCGCTCTTCCCCCGGGCGGTGGTGCACCTCGGCAGTGGCGCCGACCTGACGATCGAGGCGCCGCGCGACGACGCCAAGGCGATCTACGTGCAGAAGCTCTCGGTGGACGGCAAGTCGACCACCAAGGGCTGGCTTCCGGCCTCGGCGGTCACCAAGGGCGGCAAGCTCAGTTACACCCTGAGCACGACCCCGAGCCGTACGTGGGGCAGTGGCCCGGGCGACGTGCCACCGCAGAACTAA
- a CDS encoding SDR family NAD(P)-dependent oxidoreductase, producing the protein MERFAFAGRTCVITGAASGIGAALALDLAKRRSVLVLVDRDADGLARVAGTARQLGAAAVDTFVTDLADGGDRADLAAEVAARHGGADLLVNNAGVALSGTFDQVSLKDFDWLMEVNLHAVVRMTKAFLPQLQSRPGSHVVNISSLFGLIAPPSQVAYATSKYGVRGFSEALRHELAGRVGVTVVHPGGVRTNIARNARLSGPDVDGRQAAEIERFTEKALTLPPEEAARQIVAAIQARKPRLVITRVAKLADLLARVAPGRYWNVIERQIRDRGL; encoded by the coding sequence ATGGAGCGATTCGCGTTCGCGGGGCGTACGTGCGTGATCACCGGCGCGGCGAGCGGCATCGGCGCCGCGCTCGCCCTTGACCTCGCGAAACGCCGGTCGGTGCTGGTGCTGGTCGACCGGGATGCCGACGGGCTGGCCCGGGTCGCCGGCACCGCCCGGCAGCTCGGCGCGGCCGCGGTGGACACGTTCGTGACAGACCTCGCCGACGGCGGTGACCGCGCCGACCTGGCCGCCGAGGTCGCCGCCCGGCACGGCGGCGCGGACCTGCTGGTCAACAACGCCGGCGTCGCGCTGAGCGGCACGTTCGACCAGGTCAGCCTCAAGGACTTCGACTGGCTGATGGAGGTCAACCTGCACGCCGTGGTGCGGATGACCAAGGCGTTCCTGCCGCAGCTGCAGAGCCGCCCCGGCTCGCACGTCGTGAACATCTCCAGCCTCTTCGGGCTGATCGCGCCGCCGTCCCAGGTCGCGTACGCGACGAGCAAGTACGGCGTCCGCGGCTTCTCCGAGGCGCTGCGGCACGAGCTGGCCGGCCGGGTCGGCGTGACCGTGGTCCACCCGGGCGGCGTACGCACCAACATCGCTCGCAACGCGCGGCTGAGCGGGCCCGACGTGGACGGCCGGCAGGCGGCGGAGATCGAGCGGTTCACCGAGAAGGCGCTCACCCTGCCTCCGGAGGAGGCGGCGCGGCAGATCGTCGCGGCCATCCAGGCCCGCAAGCCCCGACTGGTGATCACCCGGGTGGCGAAGCTGGCCGATCTGCTGGCCCGCGTCGCGCCGGGACGCTACTGGAACGTCATCGAGCGCCAGATCCGCGACCGGGGCCTGTAG
- a CDS encoding sulfatase-like hydrolase/transferase, with product MSVSLREVLATRLRRSASPTSPEAPEAPTASSEPASSEPAPAEPAAAEPAVAEAAASEPAASGPESVVPSPSRLRRIAGRALTTGAIVLIFAGLIMPNIVNRLERPGTYVRLPIEGFVALGLLLVVPGRWKRIVAGVLGAGLGLLMVEKSLDMGFYQVLARPFDPVLDWVLLDDAEAFLRDSAGKAGAIGALIGVIVLVLAIMSLTTLAALRIARVAAKHRTATARTALAGTAVWVTCFVLGVQVFGNMPVAARASAMYAWDRAHMVRGGLRDEANFAREVKVDAFANVPGDQLLTSLRGKDLLLTFVESYGRSAVEDPVINAGTVKVLDEGTATLAKAGYTAKSGWLTSPTFGGGSWLAHSTLLSGLWINNQQRYRNLTSSERLTLTSLTRKAGFDTMSVMPGATRAWPEGNFYGYNRVYDSRTMGYAGPRFGWGPQPDQYTLSWLEKNVHGPAHSPLFVEMPLVSSHTPWVPIPSMIDWKDVGDGSVYEQIHARAKKPGAVWKDPAKVKHEYARSIQYTLSTLISYLEKFGDDDTVMVFLGDHQPAPIVVGETASHDVPITIVAKDPAVLDKIADWGWTDGLRPAASVPAFPMNQFRDKFLTAYGPSGDVARAMSPPRR from the coding sequence TTGTCTGTCTCCCTGCGGGAAGTGCTGGCCACCCGCCTGCGCCGGTCGGCCTCGCCCACCTCCCCGGAGGCCCCGGAGGCCCCGACCGCGTCCTCCGAGCCGGCGTCCTCCGAGCCGGCGCCCGCTGAGCCGGCCGCTGCTGAGCCGGCCGTCGCTGAGGCGGCAGCCTCGGAGCCGGCGGCTTCGGGGCCGGAGTCCGTGGTCCCCTCGCCGAGCCGCCTGCGCCGGATCGCCGGGCGCGCCCTCACCACCGGCGCGATCGTGCTGATCTTCGCCGGGCTGATCATGCCGAACATCGTGAACCGGCTGGAACGCCCCGGCACGTACGTCCGCCTCCCGATCGAGGGCTTCGTCGCCCTCGGCCTGCTGCTGGTCGTGCCCGGCCGCTGGAAGCGGATCGTCGCGGGCGTGCTCGGCGCCGGCCTCGGCCTGCTGATGGTCGAGAAGTCCCTGGACATGGGCTTCTACCAGGTGCTGGCCCGCCCGTTCGACCCGGTCCTCGACTGGGTGCTGCTCGACGACGCCGAGGCGTTCCTGCGGGACTCGGCCGGCAAGGCGGGCGCGATCGGCGCGCTGATCGGCGTCATCGTCCTCGTGCTGGCGATCATGAGCCTGACGACGCTGGCGGCGCTGCGCATCGCCCGGGTGGCCGCGAAGCACCGTACGGCGACCGCGCGGACGGCGCTGGCCGGCACGGCCGTGTGGGTGACCTGCTTCGTGCTGGGCGTCCAGGTGTTCGGCAACATGCCGGTGGCCGCCCGCGCCAGCGCCATGTACGCCTGGGACCGCGCCCACATGGTCCGCGGCGGCCTGCGCGACGAGGCCAATTTCGCCCGTGAGGTCAAGGTCGACGCGTTCGCGAACGTGCCGGGCGACCAGCTGCTCACCTCGCTGCGCGGCAAGGATCTGCTGCTGACGTTCGTGGAGAGCTACGGCCGTTCGGCGGTCGAGGACCCGGTGATCAACGCCGGCACGGTGAAGGTGCTCGACGAGGGCACCGCGACGCTCGCCAAGGCCGGCTACACCGCGAAGAGCGGCTGGCTGACCTCCCCGACCTTCGGCGGCGGGAGCTGGCTCGCCCACTCGACGTTGCTCTCCGGCCTGTGGATCAACAACCAGCAGCGGTACCGCAACCTCACGTCGAGCGAGCGGCTGACGCTGACCAGCCTGACCCGCAAGGCGGGCTTCGACACGATGAGCGTCATGCCGGGCGCCACCCGGGCGTGGCCGGAGGGCAACTTCTACGGCTACAACCGGGTCTACGACTCCCGCACCATGGGCTACGCCGGACCGCGCTTCGGCTGGGGACCGCAGCCGGACCAGTACACGCTCTCGTGGCTGGAGAAGAACGTGCACGGCCCGGCGCACTCGCCGCTGTTCGTCGAGATGCCGCTGGTCTCCAGCCACACCCCGTGGGTGCCGATCCCCAGCATGATCGACTGGAAGGACGTGGGCGACGGCTCCGTGTACGAGCAGATCCACGCGCGCGCCAAGAAGCCCGGCGCGGTCTGGAAGGACCCGGCGAAGGTCAAGCACGAGTACGCCCGCTCGATCCAGTACACACTCTCGACGCTGATCTCGTACCTGGAGAAGTTCGGCGACGACGACACCGTCATGGTGTTCCTCGGCGACCACCAGCCGGCGCCGATCGTGGTCGGCGAGACCGCCAGCCACGACGTGCCGATCACGATCGTCGCCAAGGACCCGGCCGTGCTGGACAAGATCGCCGACTGGGGCTGGACCGACGGGCTGCGTCCCGCCGCGAGCGTCCCGGCGTTCCCGATGAACCAGTTCCGCGACAAGTTCCTGACCGCGTACGGCCCGTCGGGCGACGTCGCGCGGGCCATGTCGCCGCCGCGCCGCTGA
- a CDS encoding ATP-binding cassette domain-containing protein has translation MTADLIIEAEGLVKHFGRTKALQGVDLAVPRGTVLGVLGPNGAGKTTAVRILSTLLTPDGGSARIAGHDVVRDAERVRQSIGLTGQYASVDEDLTGRQNLELFGTLLDLGRAGARRRAAELLEWFDLTDAADRMAKTYSGGMRRRLDLAASLVGSPAVIFLDEPTTGLDPAKREDMWDVVRTLVAGGATVLLTTQYLEEADALADEITVIDHGRVIAHDTPDGLKRVVGGQTLEVRPADLSDLARTAAILSEVSTGAAADEIRKGVLAVPVAGDAALTEAVARLAGAGVAVTELSLHLPSLDEVFFTLTGAPHNEKEEVPA, from the coding sequence ATGACAGCAGACCTGATCATCGAGGCCGAGGGCCTCGTCAAGCACTTCGGCAGGACGAAGGCGCTGCAAGGCGTCGATCTCGCCGTACCGCGCGGCACGGTGCTGGGGGTGCTGGGGCCCAACGGCGCCGGCAAGACCACCGCCGTCCGCATCCTCTCCACGCTCCTCACCCCGGACGGCGGTTCGGCACGGATCGCCGGCCACGACGTCGTCCGCGACGCCGAGCGGGTCCGCCAGTCGATCGGCCTCACCGGCCAGTACGCCTCCGTCGACGAGGACCTGACCGGCCGGCAGAACCTGGAGCTTTTCGGCACGCTGCTCGACCTCGGCCGGGCCGGCGCGCGGCGGCGGGCCGCGGAGCTGCTCGAGTGGTTCGACCTCACCGACGCCGCCGACCGGATGGCGAAGACGTACTCGGGCGGCATGCGCCGGCGCCTCGACCTGGCCGCGAGCCTGGTCGGCTCCCCCGCCGTGATCTTCCTGGACGAGCCCACCACCGGCCTCGACCCCGCCAAGCGCGAGGACATGTGGGACGTCGTCCGCACGCTGGTCGCCGGCGGCGCGACGGTGCTGCTCACCACGCAGTACCTGGAGGAGGCCGACGCGCTGGCCGACGAGATCACCGTGATCGACCACGGCCGGGTCATCGCCCACGACACCCCGGACGGGCTCAAGCGGGTGGTCGGCGGCCAGACCCTGGAGGTACGCCCGGCCGACCTGTCCGACCTGGCGCGCACCGCGGCGATCCTCTCCGAGGTGTCGACGGGTGCGGCGGCGGACGAGATCCGCAAGGGCGTGCTGGCCGTCCCGGTGGCCGGTGACGCGGCGCTGACCGAGGCGGTCGCGCGGCTCGCCGGGGCCGGTGTCGCCGTCACCGAACTGTCCCTGCACCTGCCCAGCCTCGACGAGGTCTTCTTCACCCTGACCGGCGCGCCCCACAACGAGAAGGAAGAGGTTCCCGCATGA
- a CDS encoding alpha-amylase family glycosyl hydrolase: MNEASWVQHAVWWQVYPLGFTGAYPEHDNGGLRRLDAWLDYVIELGASGLMLGPVFASETHGYDTVDHFRIDPRLGDDRDFDALVAAAHERGLRVLLDGVFNHVGRGHPAFQDVLTRGREAPTAGWFRLTWREGRSEPDYATFEGHGALVALNHLEPAVADYIADVMTHWLRRGADGWRLDAAYAVPAAFWARVLPRVRAEFPEAYFVGEVIHGDYQDVVSRSTMDSVTQYELWKAIWSALESRNFFELSWALERHNDFLAAFVPQTFTGNHDVTRLASRLGDERDIPLAVAVLMTVGGTPSIYSGDEQGFRGVKEDRAGGDDAVRPPFPEKPADLAPFGRPLYHVHQELIALRRRNPWLHRARTTTLHLTNEQFVYEASADGNRLVMALNVGDEPAEVPTPGGGITTLEPHTWRVLP; encoded by the coding sequence ATGAATGAGGCCTCGTGGGTTCAGCACGCCGTGTGGTGGCAGGTGTATCCGCTCGGCTTCACCGGCGCGTACCCCGAGCACGACAACGGCGGGCTGCGGCGCCTCGACGCGTGGCTGGACTATGTGATCGAGCTGGGGGCCTCCGGGCTGATGCTCGGGCCGGTCTTCGCGTCCGAGACCCACGGGTACGACACCGTCGACCACTTCCGCATCGACCCGCGGCTGGGCGACGACCGTGACTTCGACGCGCTGGTGGCCGCCGCCCACGAGCGTGGGCTGCGGGTGCTGCTCGACGGCGTCTTCAACCACGTCGGCCGCGGCCACCCCGCCTTCCAGGACGTGCTCACCCGCGGCCGGGAGGCGCCGACCGCCGGCTGGTTCCGGCTGACCTGGCGGGAGGGCCGCAGCGAGCCGGACTACGCGACCTTCGAGGGGCACGGCGCGCTGGTCGCCCTCAACCATCTCGAACCGGCCGTCGCCGACTACATCGCCGACGTGATGACCCATTGGCTGCGGCGCGGCGCAGACGGATGGCGACTGGATGCCGCGTACGCCGTCCCGGCCGCGTTCTGGGCGCGGGTGCTGCCCCGGGTGCGGGCGGAATTCCCGGAGGCGTACTTCGTCGGCGAGGTCATCCACGGCGACTACCAGGACGTCGTGTCCCGCTCCACCATGGACTCCGTCACCCAGTACGAGCTGTGGAAGGCCATCTGGAGCGCTCTGGAGTCGCGGAACTTCTTCGAGCTCAGCTGGGCCCTGGAACGCCACAACGACTTCCTCGCCGCCTTCGTGCCGCAGACGTTCACCGGCAACCACGACGTCACGCGGCTCGCCAGCCGGCTCGGCGACGAGCGTGACATCCCGTTGGCGGTCGCCGTGCTGATGACCGTCGGCGGCACGCCCAGCATCTACTCCGGCGACGAGCAGGGTTTCCGCGGCGTGAAGGAGGACCGGGCGGGCGGCGACGACGCGGTCCGGCCGCCGTTCCCCGAGAAGCCGGCGGACCTGGCGCCGTTCGGCCGCCCGCTCTACCACGTACACCAGGAGTTGATCGCTCTTCGCCGCCGCAACCCGTGGCTGCACCGTGCGCGGACCACGACGCTGCACCTGACGAACGAGCAGTTCGTCTACGAGGCGTCGGCCGACGGCAACCGGCTCGTCATGGCCCTGAACGTGGGTGACGAGCCCGCCGAGGTACCCACCCCGGGCGGCGGCATCACCACCCTCGAACCGCACACCTGGCGGGTGCTGCCCTGA
- a CDS encoding ABC transporter permease: protein MTTTVVTPPSRSNPVMPAEAVPRRRPLRLLRHSLALTKRSLIKTARTPEALIDVTLQPALFLVIFVYIFGGAVAGSTHDYLQFLLPGILAQTIATGCIAIGVNLNTDLQKGIFDRFRSLPVPRSAPLVGAVLGDIVRYVIVTGVTLAIGYLMGFRITTDPLSALAGCLLAVLFALCLSWLPVFVAMNVRTPGAVQGLMFALIMPLSFASNVFVGTDTLPGWMQGFVDVNPLTHLVGATRGLFLGTPIGNHIWWTLAWCAGFVVVFMPLALRAYRRKAS from the coding sequence ATGACCACCACCGTCGTCACCCCGCCGTCCCGTTCCAACCCCGTCATGCCGGCCGAGGCCGTACCCAGGCGACGCCCGTTGCGGTTGCTTCGGCATTCGCTCGCGCTGACCAAACGCAGCCTGATCAAGACCGCGCGTACGCCCGAGGCGCTCATCGACGTGACCCTGCAGCCGGCGCTGTTCCTGGTCATCTTCGTGTACATCTTCGGCGGCGCGGTGGCCGGCTCCACCCACGACTACCTGCAGTTCCTGCTGCCGGGCATCCTGGCGCAGACCATCGCCACCGGCTGCATCGCGATCGGCGTCAACCTCAACACCGACCTGCAGAAGGGCATCTTCGACCGGTTCCGGTCGCTGCCGGTGCCCCGGTCCGCCCCGCTGGTCGGCGCGGTGCTCGGCGACATCGTCCGGTACGTGATCGTCACCGGCGTGACCCTGGCGATCGGGTACCTGATGGGCTTCCGCATCACCACCGACCCGCTGAGCGCGCTCGCCGGATGCCTGCTCGCCGTGCTGTTCGCGCTGTGCCTGAGCTGGCTGCCGGTGTTCGTCGCGATGAACGTACGGACCCCCGGCGCGGTGCAGGGCCTGATGTTCGCGCTGATCATGCCGCTGAGCTTCGCCTCGAACGTCTTCGTCGGCACCGACACGCTGCCCGGCTGGATGCAGGGCTTCGTGGACGTCAACCCGCTGACGCACCTGGTCGGCGCGACCCGCGGGCTCTTCCTCGGTACGCCGATCGGCAACCACATCTGGTGGACGCTCGCCTGGTGCGCCGGGTTCGTCGTGGTGTTCATGCCGCTGGCGTTGCGGGCGTACCGGCGGAAGGCTAGTTGA